One window from the genome of Jiangella alba encodes:
- a CDS encoding FMN-binding negative transcriptional regulator encodes MHTPRHFRADSPDREGRLVRENPFGLIVCGGSPASGGGAASGGAAGAGVAPVATHVPMLRKPGPDGRPPADDEPLLGGVIVGHLAKVNPQAAALRTAGSALAVFLGPDGYVSPTWYDGDRPNVPTWNYAAVHVSGPLRVVDDRDEALAIIMASIDATEAYAGTGWDPTPSLDYVDQLLAGIVAFELTAADVRSTFKLSQNKPVETQRRVAATLAASTHGRDREVAALMTDVLRLGDDEPT; translated from the coding sequence ATGCACACGCCTCGGCACTTCCGCGCCGACTCGCCGGACCGCGAGGGCCGGTTGGTCCGCGAGAACCCGTTCGGCCTCATCGTCTGCGGCGGCTCCCCGGCGTCCGGCGGCGGGGCGGCGTCCGGCGGGGCGGCGGGCGCCGGGGTGGCTCCCGTCGCGACGCACGTGCCGATGCTGCGCAAGCCCGGCCCGGACGGCCGGCCGCCGGCCGACGACGAGCCGCTGCTCGGCGGCGTGATCGTCGGTCACCTCGCGAAGGTGAACCCGCAGGCGGCGGCGTTGCGGACGGCGGGCTCGGCGCTCGCGGTGTTCCTCGGCCCGGACGGCTACGTCTCGCCCACCTGGTACGACGGTGACCGTCCGAACGTCCCCACCTGGAACTACGCCGCCGTGCACGTCAGCGGTCCGCTCCGGGTCGTCGACGACCGGGACGAGGCACTGGCGATCATCATGGCCAGCATCGACGCGACCGAGGCGTACGCCGGCACCGGCTGGGACCCGACCCCGTCGCTGGACTACGTCGACCAGCTGCTGGCCGGCATCGTCGCGTTCGAGCTGACCGCCGCCGACGTCCGCAGCACGTTCAAGCTCAGCCAGAACAAGCCGGTCGAGACGCAGCGCCGGGTCGCGGCCACGCTGGCCGCCAGCACGCACGGCCGCGACCGCGAAGTCGCCGCACTCATGACCGACGTCCTCCGCCTCGGCGACGACGAACCGACCTGA
- a CDS encoding amidohydrolase family protein, giving the protein MDPARPAASRLGVWRGRIAGLDEELDGLRARRTVDLGGATVLPGFVDAHSHLAWTGMAAGLVDLSGLRTRDAVLDAVRRAADAVPGDGWVDLAGYDQRPLGAHLTRDDLEAAAPGRRLYVRHTSGHACLVSDAVLATVTDDEFAAHAPGVVRDAGGRPTGLLEEGAMAIARARRLPYTLDEIVAAVETAGRECLAQGITTVAEAGIVTDLAGSSPVELAAYQVAREQGRLPVRVQTMVPAAMLRPSGAADEDGIARAVDLGLRTGLGDDRLSIGALKLWLDGGMMARTAALTSPYLTSDGSDGGSGQLAFGDDELAALILDAHRAGWQLAIHAIGDAAVDQAIAVVTAAQAAHPRPGARHRVEHCGLVRPEQLPRLAAAGLTAVVQPTFLHAFGDDYSTIMGPARSGWMYRGRSFLDHGVRVAGSSDRPVADGAPLRAIQFMVDRTSSGGAPVGPDEAVTVDEALAAYTTGSAYACRVDDVAGSLAAGKQADLVVLGADPRAVEPSAIAAVPVVATILGGEVVHGAI; this is encoded by the coding sequence ATGGACCCAGCCCGCCCGGCCGCCTCGCGGCTCGGCGTCTGGCGGGGCCGCATCGCCGGGCTGGACGAGGAGCTCGACGGGCTGCGGGCGCGGCGGACGGTCGATCTCGGCGGCGCCACGGTGCTGCCCGGCTTCGTCGACGCACACAGTCATCTCGCGTGGACGGGCATGGCCGCCGGCCTGGTCGACCTGTCCGGCTTGCGCACCCGCGACGCCGTGCTGGACGCGGTCCGGCGGGCGGCGGACGCGGTGCCAGGCGACGGGTGGGTCGACCTCGCCGGATACGACCAGCGTCCGCTCGGCGCGCACCTGACCCGCGACGACCTCGAGGCGGCCGCGCCCGGCCGGCGGCTCTACGTCCGGCACACGTCCGGGCACGCCTGCCTGGTCTCCGACGCCGTCCTGGCCACCGTCACCGACGACGAGTTCGCGGCGCACGCGCCCGGCGTGGTCCGCGACGCCGGCGGCCGGCCGACCGGCCTGCTGGAGGAGGGCGCGATGGCGATCGCCCGCGCCCGCCGGCTGCCGTACACGCTGGACGAGATCGTCGCCGCCGTCGAGACCGCCGGGCGCGAATGCCTGGCGCAGGGCATCACGACGGTCGCCGAGGCTGGCATCGTCACCGACCTCGCCGGGTCGTCGCCGGTCGAGTTGGCCGCGTACCAGGTCGCGCGCGAGCAGGGCCGGCTGCCGGTCCGCGTCCAGACGATGGTGCCGGCGGCCATGCTGCGGCCGTCCGGCGCGGCCGACGAGGACGGCATCGCGCGCGCCGTCGACCTCGGGCTGCGCACCGGGCTCGGTGACGACCGGCTGTCGATCGGCGCGCTGAAGCTGTGGCTGGACGGCGGCATGATGGCCCGCACCGCCGCCCTGACCTCGCCGTACCTCACGTCCGACGGCTCGGACGGCGGCAGCGGCCAGCTCGCGTTCGGCGACGACGAGTTGGCGGCGCTCATCCTCGACGCGCACCGGGCCGGCTGGCAGCTGGCCATCCACGCCATCGGCGACGCCGCGGTCGACCAGGCGATCGCCGTCGTCACCGCGGCGCAGGCGGCGCACCCGCGGCCCGGCGCCCGGCACCGCGTCGAGCACTGCGGGCTGGTCCGCCCCGAGCAGCTGCCGCGGCTGGCGGCGGCCGGCCTGACCGCCGTCGTCCAGCCGACGTTCCTGCACGCCTTCGGCGACGACTACTCGACGATCATGGGCCCCGCGCGCAGCGGCTGGATGTACCGCGGCCGGTCGTTCCTCGACCACGGCGTCCGCGTCGCCGGCAGCTCGGACCGGCCGGTGGCCGACGGCGCCCCGCTGCGGGCGATCCAGTTCATGGTCGACCGCACCAGTTCCGGCGGCGCCCCCGTCGGCCCGGACGAGGCCGTCACCGTCGACGAGGCGCTCGCCGCCTACACCACCGGCAGCGCCTACGCCTGCCGCGTCGACGACGTCGCCGGCAGCCTGGCGGCGGGCAAGCAGGCCGACCTCGTCGTGCTCGGCGCCGATCCGCGCGCCGTCGAACCGTCCGCCATCGCCGCCGTCCCGGTCGTCGCGACGATCCTCGGCGGCGAGGTCGTCCACGGGGCGATCTGA
- a CDS encoding DoxX family protein, producing the protein MSTTAPARQSTGVPARRDPVAVAARWLSAHGIQALQVSLGIVVLAFGALKFFPGASPAEPLVMRTVDALTLGLVHGQTAVTLTAVIETFVGLTLITGVFLRTGLVVLSGSLLGMMSPLVLFFGDMFPDGTPTLEAQYVFKDIILAAAVLVIGAKALGARLEPSER; encoded by the coding sequence ATGTCCACCACAGCCCCCGCCCGTCAGAGCACCGGCGTTCCCGCCCGCCGCGACCCGGTCGCCGTCGCCGCTCGGTGGCTGTCGGCGCACGGGATCCAGGCGCTTCAGGTCAGCCTCGGCATCGTGGTGCTGGCGTTCGGCGCGCTGAAGTTCTTCCCCGGCGCGAGCCCGGCGGAACCGCTGGTCATGCGGACGGTCGACGCGTTGACGCTGGGGTTGGTGCACGGGCAGACCGCCGTGACGCTGACCGCCGTCATCGAGACGTTCGTCGGGCTCACGCTGATCACCGGCGTGTTCCTGCGCACCGGCCTGGTGGTGCTGTCGGGGTCGCTGCTGGGCATGATGTCGCCGCTCGTGCTGTTCTTCGGCGACATGTTCCCGGACGGCACGCCGACGCTTGAGGCGCAGTACGTCTTCAAGGACATCATCCTGGCCGCGGCCGTGCTAGTGATCGGCGCCAAGGCGCTGGGCGCCCGGCTGGAGCCGAGCGAGCGCTGA
- a CDS encoding phosphotransferase family protein, giving the protein MTADDTHRVLHCACLRAGLDPAPAELIRRAENSVYRLPGEVIARVGRSGQAAAAGKEVRVAHWLEDAGLAAVRALPGVDQPVDVDGVPVTFWRALPPHQEAADPQLAAVLRRLHALDPPDEFALPELAPFVRIRDRIEAAPTVPAADRAWLLGYLADLEDRMAELPDGLAAAVVHGDAWAGNVVADDDGTVWLLDLERFAVGPPEWDLVSTAVRLTSFGTLDAAGYARFCAAYGHDVIGWAGYETLRDIRELRACSYMLQHAWRGDAARAEAERRVGCLRGRCGDRPWRWRRVF; this is encoded by the coding sequence GTGACGGCCGACGACACCCACCGCGTACTGCACTGCGCCTGCCTCCGCGCCGGACTCGACCCGGCGCCGGCCGAGCTGATCCGGCGCGCCGAGAACTCCGTCTACCGGCTGCCCGGCGAGGTCATCGCCCGCGTCGGACGCTCCGGCCAGGCCGCCGCGGCGGGCAAGGAGGTCCGCGTCGCGCACTGGCTGGAGGACGCGGGACTGGCGGCCGTCCGCGCCCTCCCCGGCGTCGATCAGCCGGTCGACGTCGACGGCGTCCCGGTGACGTTCTGGCGGGCGCTCCCGCCGCACCAGGAGGCCGCGGACCCGCAGCTGGCCGCCGTCCTGCGCCGATTGCACGCGCTCGACCCGCCGGACGAGTTCGCGCTGCCGGAGCTGGCGCCGTTCGTGCGGATCCGGGACCGGATCGAGGCGGCGCCGACGGTGCCGGCGGCGGACCGCGCGTGGCTGCTGGGGTACCTCGCCGACCTCGAGGACCGGATGGCGGAGCTGCCCGACGGGCTCGCCGCCGCCGTCGTCCACGGCGACGCGTGGGCGGGGAACGTGGTGGCCGACGACGACGGCACCGTCTGGCTGCTGGACCTCGAGCGGTTCGCCGTCGGCCCGCCGGAGTGGGACCTGGTGTCGACGGCGGTCCGCCTGACGTCGTTCGGGACGCTCGACGCCGCCGGGTACGCGCGGTTCTGCGCCGCCTACGGCCACGACGTCATCGGCTGGGCCGGGTACGAGACGCTGCGCGACATCCGCGAGCTACGCGCCTGCTCGTACATGCTGCAGCACGCCTGGCGCGGCGACGCCGCCCGGGCCGAGGCCGAACGCCGGGTCGGCTGCCTGCGCGGACGATGTGGAGACCGGCCGTGGCGGTGGCGGCGGGTGTTCTGA
- a CDS encoding DinB family protein — MPDFDGDDLSGSRFRRVDLSGARFQDVDLSRAVLRGVELNNADISGDITGLTLNGVDVAPLVEAELDRRDPYRLLLRPSDADGCRAAYELLVRRWDGTIARARRLDPALLHESVDGEWSFIETLRHLVFVTDSWVRRAILGEPAPWHPLALPWDGMPDLPGVPRDRAARPSLDTVVDLVRDRRATVRSLLGGLTDATFAADTVAPDGPGWPPARSFPVGDCLRVLFDEEYQHRLYAERDLAVLEAR; from the coding sequence ATGCCCGACTTCGACGGCGACGACCTGAGCGGGTCCCGCTTCCGCCGGGTCGACCTGTCCGGCGCTCGCTTCCAGGACGTCGACCTGTCCCGGGCCGTCCTGCGCGGGGTCGAGCTGAACAACGCCGACATCAGCGGCGACATCACCGGGCTCACCCTCAACGGCGTCGACGTCGCGCCGCTGGTCGAGGCGGAGCTGGACCGTCGCGACCCCTACCGACTGCTGCTGCGGCCGAGCGACGCCGACGGCTGCCGCGCCGCGTACGAGCTGCTGGTGCGGCGCTGGGACGGGACCATCGCGCGGGCCCGGCGGCTCGATCCGGCGCTGCTGCACGAATCCGTCGACGGCGAATGGTCGTTCATCGAGACGCTGCGGCACCTGGTCTTCGTGACCGACTCGTGGGTGCGGCGCGCGATCCTCGGCGAGCCGGCGCCGTGGCATCCACTGGCGCTGCCCTGGGACGGCATGCCCGATCTCCCCGGCGTTCCCCGCGACCGCGCCGCCCGGCCGTCCCTCGACACCGTCGTCGACCTGGTGCGGGATCGGCGGGCGACGGTGCGGTCGCTGCTCGGCGGCCTGACGGACGCGACGTTCGCCGCCGACACCGTGGCGCCCGACGGCCCCGGCTGGCCGCCGGCGCGCAGCTTCCCGGTGGGCGACTGCCTGCGCGTGCTGTTCGACGAGGAGTACCAGCACCGGTTGTACGCCGAGCGCGACTTGGCCGTGCTCGAGGCGCGTTGA
- a CDS encoding acetate/propionate family kinase produces MTVLVLNCGSSSIKYQLIAPDGPARLAKGIVERIGEDDGVPDHAAALRQVVAELERDCGPLAELGLAAVGHRIVHGGDRFAEPTLVDDDVERVIEELSPLAPLHNPPGLTALRLARRELPDVPHVAVFDTAFHQTLPPVAYTYALERDLAARYGVRRYGFHGTSVSYVSRAAARLLDRDPDDTNLVVLHLGNGASATAVRGGRSVDTSMGLTPLEGLVMGTRTGDIDPGALFYLHREAGLSVDDLDRLANRSSGLLGLAGANDLREVHRQAKAGDAAAQLARELYCYRIRHYVGAYLAVLGRAHAIVFTAGVGENDSWVRSHSLAGLRHLGVEVDHVRNSFTGSRAQVISPDEAAITVLVVPTDEELEIARQASGLVAAPAS; encoded by the coding sequence ATGACCGTCCTCGTGCTCAACTGCGGATCGTCGTCCATCAAGTACCAGCTGATCGCCCCGGACGGACCGGCGCGCCTGGCCAAAGGGATCGTCGAGCGCATCGGCGAGGACGACGGCGTGCCCGATCACGCCGCCGCGCTGCGCCAGGTCGTCGCCGAGCTCGAGCGCGACTGCGGGCCGCTGGCCGAACTCGGCCTCGCCGCCGTGGGTCACCGCATCGTGCACGGCGGCGACCGCTTCGCCGAGCCCACCCTCGTCGACGACGACGTCGAGCGGGTCATCGAGGAGCTGTCGCCGCTGGCTCCGCTGCACAACCCGCCGGGACTGACGGCGCTGCGGCTGGCCCGGCGCGAGCTGCCCGACGTCCCGCACGTCGCCGTCTTCGACACCGCGTTCCACCAGACGCTGCCGCCGGTCGCGTACACGTACGCCCTCGAACGCGATCTCGCCGCCCGCTACGGCGTGCGCCGGTACGGCTTCCACGGCACGTCCGTCTCGTACGTCAGCCGCGCGGCGGCCCGGCTGCTGGACCGCGACCCCGACGACACCAACCTCGTCGTCCTGCACCTCGGCAACGGCGCGTCGGCCACGGCGGTGCGGGGCGGCCGCTCCGTCGACACCTCGATGGGGCTGACGCCGTTGGAGGGCCTGGTCATGGGCACCCGCACCGGCGACATCGACCCCGGCGCGCTGTTCTACCTGCACCGCGAGGCCGGCCTGTCCGTCGACGACCTCGACCGGCTGGCCAACCGGTCCAGCGGGCTGCTCGGCCTCGCCGGCGCGAACGACCTGCGCGAGGTGCACCGGCAGGCCAAGGCCGGCGACGCCGCGGCGCAGCTGGCGCGGGAGCTGTACTGCTACCGCATCCGGCACTACGTGGGCGCGTACCTCGCCGTGCTGGGCCGGGCGCACGCGATCGTCTTCACGGCCGGCGTCGGCGAGAACGACTCGTGGGTGCGGTCGCACTCGCTGGCGGGCCTGCGCCACCTCGGCGTCGAGGTCGACCACGTCCGCAACTCCTTCACCGGCAGCCGCGCGCAGGTCATCTCGCCCGACGAGGCCGCCATCACCGTCCTGGTCGTCCCCACCGACGAGGAGCTGGAGATCGCCCGCCAGGCGTCGGGCCTGGTCGCCGCGCCCGCGTCCTGA
- a CDS encoding LLM class flavin-dependent oxidoreductase: MTNRLQVGMSFDRTFPPAFVTEAARALDAGGAQQLWVIEDCFYTAGPSLAAAALSVTEQLTVGVGILPAVARTAPVTAMEIATLCGLGPGRVLPGIGHGVQEWMAQMGVRPVSPLTALEEVLVAVRRLLAGDEVTSHGHYVDLDAVRLEHPPADPPPVLAGVFGPKSLELAGRVAGGLVLAEPASPSYVRWAMKQAGRTPGDPDFHLATFGVLCVKKDRVEAYRTMAPWLAEQLQEPRTPYTSLPFFDDLAARFADKGVDGLATMPSEWWTELAPVGTIDDAAEHLRGLEEAGVQSVGLFPLRDVEAARTQLAEVVELARR, encoded by the coding sequence ATGACCAACCGCCTGCAGGTCGGAATGAGCTTCGACCGTACGTTCCCGCCCGCCTTCGTCACCGAGGCCGCCCGCGCGCTCGACGCCGGCGGCGCCCAGCAGCTCTGGGTCATCGAGGACTGCTTCTACACCGCAGGTCCCAGCCTGGCGGCCGCAGCGCTGTCGGTGACCGAGCAGCTCACGGTGGGTGTGGGCATCCTGCCGGCGGTCGCTCGCACCGCGCCGGTCACGGCCATGGAGATCGCGACGCTGTGCGGGCTGGGCCCCGGCCGCGTGCTCCCCGGCATCGGCCACGGGGTGCAGGAGTGGATGGCGCAGATGGGGGTGCGGCCGGTGTCGCCGCTCACCGCGCTGGAAGAGGTGCTCGTCGCGGTCCGGCGGCTGCTCGCGGGCGACGAGGTCACCAGCCACGGCCACTACGTCGACCTCGACGCCGTCCGGCTCGAGCATCCCCCGGCCGACCCGCCGCCGGTGCTGGCCGGGGTGTTCGGTCCGAAGTCGCTGGAGCTGGCCGGACGGGTCGCCGGCGGGCTGGTGCTGGCCGAGCCGGCCAGTCCGTCGTACGTGCGCTGGGCCATGAAGCAGGCCGGCCGCACACCCGGCGACCCCGACTTCCACCTCGCGACGTTCGGCGTGCTGTGCGTGAAGAAGGACCGCGTCGAGGCCTACCGCACCATGGCTCCGTGGCTGGCCGAGCAGTTGCAGGAGCCGCGCACGCCGTACACGTCGCTGCCGTTCTTCGACGACCTCGCCGCCCGGTTCGCCGACAAGGGCGTCGACGGCCTGGCCACCATGCCGTCCGAGTGGTGGACCGAGCTGGCCCCGGTCGGCACCATCGACGACGCCGCCGAGCACCTGCGGGGGCTCGAGGAAGCCGGCGTCCAGAGCGTCGGCCTCTTCCCCCTCCGCGACGTCGAGGCGGCGCGCACCCAGCTGGCGGAGGTGGTCGAGCTGGCGCGGCGATGA
- the pta gene encoding phosphate acetyltransferase, whose amino-acid sequence MARSVYVTSVTGETGKSTVALGALEALTRRLGRVGVFRPVVRAGAQPDYVLELLLEHDGVDLPYDVCAGVTYEDVHADPDAALSTILGRYRTVAAQCEAVVIVGSDYTDVDSPTEFSFNARVAANLGAPVVLVLNGHDRSPADLRAVAELATAELAANFGTLAALIANRVPPGALDDACAALGELGPAWALPEEPLLSAPTMADLVAASGGELFRGDASRLGREVGGLVVAGMTLPHVLDRLFDDAVVITPADRTDVLLGVVAAHAAKTFPTLAGIVLNGGFELPPQIVRLMDGLDVGLPIVTAPGDTFGTATALAAVRGRLTYDATRKVQTALALFDRHVDAGDLLDRLDVTRSDVVTPLMFEHDLVDRARSSRRRIVLPEGTEERILRAADTVLRRGIADLTLLGPPADVAAAADRVGVDIGAADIVDPRESELRGRFAHEYARLRAHRGVTQEAAWDQVADVSYFGTMMVQLGLADGMVSGAAHTTAHTIRPAFEVIKTLPATSIVSSVFFMCLRDRVLVYGDCAVNPDPTAEQLADIAISSAETAAQFGVAPRVAMLSYSTGESGTGSDVDKVRTATSLVRERRPDLEVEGPIQYDAAVDASVARAKLPGSEVAGRATVFVFPDLNTGNNTYKAVQRSAGAVAVGPVLQGLRKPVNDLSRGALVRDIVNTIAITAIQAQSVPPSAPVPETEAS is encoded by the coding sequence GTGGCTCGCAGCGTCTACGTGACATCGGTGACGGGCGAGACCGGGAAGTCGACGGTCGCGCTCGGCGCGCTGGAGGCACTCACCCGCCGGCTGGGCCGGGTCGGCGTGTTCCGCCCGGTGGTCCGCGCCGGCGCCCAGCCCGACTACGTCCTGGAGCTGCTGCTCGAGCACGACGGCGTCGACCTGCCGTACGACGTGTGCGCCGGCGTCACCTACGAGGACGTGCACGCCGACCCCGACGCCGCGCTGAGCACGATCCTCGGCCGGTACCGCACCGTCGCCGCGCAGTGCGAGGCGGTCGTCATCGTCGGCAGCGACTACACCGACGTCGACAGCCCGACGGAGTTCTCCTTCAACGCGCGGGTGGCGGCGAACCTCGGCGCGCCGGTCGTGCTGGTGCTCAACGGCCACGACCGCTCGCCGGCCGACCTGCGCGCCGTCGCCGAGCTCGCCACCGCGGAGCTGGCCGCGAACTTCGGCACGCTGGCCGCGCTGATCGCCAACCGGGTGCCGCCGGGCGCGCTGGACGACGCGTGCGCGGCGCTGGGCGAGCTCGGCCCGGCGTGGGCGCTGCCCGAGGAGCCGCTGCTGTCGGCGCCGACGATGGCCGACCTCGTCGCGGCGTCCGGCGGCGAGCTGTTCCGCGGCGACGCGTCGCGGCTGGGCCGCGAGGTCGGCGGGCTGGTCGTCGCCGGCATGACGCTGCCGCACGTGCTGGACCGCCTGTTCGACGACGCCGTCGTCATCACCCCCGCCGACCGCACCGACGTGCTGCTCGGCGTGGTGGCGGCGCACGCGGCGAAGACGTTCCCGACGCTGGCCGGCATCGTGCTGAACGGCGGGTTCGAGCTGCCGCCGCAGATCGTCCGGCTGATGGACGGCCTCGACGTCGGGCTGCCGATCGTCACCGCGCCGGGCGACACGTTCGGGACGGCGACGGCGCTGGCGGCGGTGCGCGGCCGGCTGACCTACGACGCCACCCGCAAGGTGCAGACCGCGCTGGCGCTGTTCGACCGGCACGTCGACGCCGGCGACCTGCTCGACCGCCTCGACGTCACCCGCAGCGACGTCGTCACGCCGTTGATGTTCGAGCACGACCTCGTCGACCGTGCGCGCTCGTCGCGGCGGCGCATCGTCCTCCCCGAGGGCACCGAGGAGCGCATCCTGCGCGCCGCCGACACCGTGCTGCGGCGCGGCATCGCCGACCTCACGCTGCTCGGCCCGCCGGCCGACGTCGCGGCGGCGGCCGACCGCGTCGGCGTCGACATCGGCGCCGCCGATATCGTCGACCCGCGCGAGAGCGAGCTGCGCGGCCGGTTCGCGCACGAGTACGCGCGGCTGCGCGCCCACCGCGGCGTCACCCAGGAGGCGGCCTGGGACCAGGTCGCCGACGTCTCCTACTTCGGCACGATGATGGTGCAGCTCGGCCTCGCCGACGGCATGGTGTCCGGCGCCGCGCACACCACGGCGCACACCATCAGGCCGGCGTTCGAGGTCATCAAGACGCTGCCCGCCACGTCGATCGTGTCGAGCGTGTTCTTCATGTGCCTGCGCGACCGCGTGCTCGTCTACGGCGACTGCGCCGTCAACCCCGACCCCACGGCCGAGCAACTGGCCGACATCGCGATCTCGTCCGCCGAGACGGCGGCGCAGTTCGGCGTGGCGCCCCGGGTCGCGATGCTGTCCTACTCCACCGGCGAGTCCGGCACCGGCTCGGACGTCGACAAGGTCCGCACGGCGACGTCGCTGGTGCGCGAGCGCCGGCCCGACCTCGAGGTCGAGGGCCCCATCCAGTACGACGCCGCCGTCGACGCCAGCGTGGCCCGCGCCAAACTGCCCGGCAGCGAAGTGGCCGGCCGGGCGACGGTGTTCGTCTTCCCCGACCTCAACACCGGCAACAACACCTACAAGGCGGTGCAGCGCAGCGCCGGCGCCGTGGCCGTCGGGCCCGTGTTGCAGGGCCTGCGCAAGCCGGTGAACGACCTGTCGCGCGGCGCCCTGGTCCGCGACATCGTCAACACGATCGCGATCACCGCGATCCAGGCGCAGTCGGTTCCGCCCTCGGCGCCGGTGCCCGAGACGGAAGCCTCGTGA
- a CDS encoding DUF421 domain-containing protein yields the protein MDIVIRAAVVFVLLWFVLRVSGKRQVTQLSAFELILLVTLGDLISQTVLQEDLSLTGGTLAVATFTLLSVLLSWLSWRFRRPRRLLEGEPTILVKDGHVDDTVLRYERLPVDDVLAAAREHGVRDLAAVDLMVLEADGTFSVFTRSDAASPGDPPRRGSDVS from the coding sequence ATGGACATCGTCATCCGGGCGGCCGTCGTCTTCGTCCTGCTCTGGTTCGTGCTGCGGGTGTCGGGCAAGCGGCAGGTGACGCAGCTGTCCGCGTTCGAGCTGATCCTGCTGGTGACGCTCGGCGACCTGATCAGCCAGACCGTCCTGCAGGAGGACCTCTCGCTGACCGGCGGCACGCTGGCGGTGGCGACGTTCACGCTGCTGTCGGTGCTGCTGTCCTGGCTGAGCTGGCGGTTCCGGCGGCCGCGGCGGCTGCTGGAGGGCGAGCCGACCATCCTGGTCAAGGACGGCCACGTCGACGACACGGTGCTGCGCTACGAGCGGCTGCCGGTCGACGACGTGCTGGCGGCGGCGCGCGAGCACGGCGTGCGCGACCTCGCCGCCGTCGATCTCATGGTGCTGGAGGCCGACGGCACGTTCTCGGTGTTCACGCGGTCGGACGCGGCGTCGCCGGGCGACCCGCCGCGGCGCGGTTCGGACGTGTCGTGA
- a CDS encoding adenosine deaminase, translating to MRPTDAEILAAPKVLLHDHLDGGLRPATVLELAGEAGHELPAADEASLRQWFTDAADSLSLERYLATFEHTVAVMQTHDALVRVAAECAEDLAADGVVYAEVRYAPEQHLAGGLSLDDVVAAVEQGFRLGETRAAAAGRPIRVATLLTAMRHAARSREIAELAVANREAGVVGFDIAGAEAGFPPTRHLDAFEYLRRENAHFTIHAGEAFGLPSIWEALQWCGADRLGHGVRIIDDVSVAPDGSVTLGRLAAYVRDKRIPLELCPSSNIQTGAAGSIAEHPFGLLARLRFRVTVNTDNRLMSGTSMSREFALLAGAFGYDLPDFEWFTVNALKSAFIPFDQRLALINDVVKPGYAALGAQRAFDRVRSAGVSPRSA from the coding sequence ATGCGACCGACCGACGCCGAGATCCTGGCCGCGCCGAAGGTGCTGCTGCACGACCACCTCGACGGCGGGCTGCGGCCGGCCACCGTCCTCGAGCTGGCGGGAGAGGCCGGGCACGAGCTGCCGGCCGCCGACGAAGCCAGCCTGCGGCAGTGGTTCACCGACGCCGCCGACTCGCTCTCGCTGGAGCGGTATCTGGCGACGTTCGAGCACACGGTCGCGGTCATGCAGACCCACGACGCGCTGGTGCGGGTGGCCGCCGAGTGCGCCGAGGACCTCGCCGCCGACGGCGTCGTCTACGCCGAGGTGCGGTACGCGCCGGAGCAGCACCTCGCCGGCGGCCTGTCGCTGGACGACGTCGTCGCGGCGGTCGAGCAGGGGTTCCGGCTGGGCGAGACGCGGGCGGCCGCGGCGGGCCGGCCCATCCGGGTCGCGACGCTGCTGACGGCCATGCGGCACGCCGCGCGGTCGCGCGAGATCGCCGAGCTGGCGGTCGCGAACCGCGAGGCCGGCGTCGTCGGCTTCGACATCGCCGGCGCCGAGGCCGGCTTCCCACCCACCCGCCACCTCGACGCGTTCGAGTACCTGCGCCGCGAGAACGCGCACTTCACCATCCACGCCGGCGAGGCGTTCGGGCTGCCGTCCATCTGGGAGGCGCTGCAGTGGTGCGGGGCCGACCGCCTGGGCCACGGCGTGCGCATCATCGACGACGTCTCGGTGGCGCCCGACGGTTCGGTGACGCTGGGGCGGCTGGCGGCGTACGTCCGCGACAAGCGGATCCCGCTGGAGCTGTGCCCGTCGTCGAACATCCAGACCGGCGCCGCGGGCTCGATCGCCGAGCACCCGTTCGGCCTGCTCGCGCGGCTGCGGTTCCGGGTTACCGTCAACACCGACAACCGGCTGATGAGCGGGACGTCGATGTCCCGCGAGTTCGCCCTGCTGGCCGGCGCCTTCGGCTACGACCTGCCCGACTTCGAGTGGTTCACGGTCAATGCGCTGAAGAGTGCGTTCATCCCGTTCGACCAGCGGCTGGCGCTGATCAACGACGTCGTCAAGCCCGGGTACGCCGCGCTGGGCGCCCAGCGGGCGTTCGACCGCGTGCGGTCGGCCGGGGTCAGTCCTCGCTCGGCATGA
- a CDS encoding PspC domain-containing protein, producing MSTSSYFSEARGGLVRPTGNRMIGGVCAGLARRFGMKTRTVRILFLLSCLLPGPQVLVYLALWIIMPSED from the coding sequence ATGAGCACAAGCAGCTACTTCTCAGAGGCCCGGGGCGGCCTGGTCCGCCCGACCGGCAACCGCATGATCGGCGGCGTCTGCGCCGGCCTGGCCCGGCGGTTCGGCATGAAGACGCGCACCGTGCGCATCCTCTTCCTGCTGTCCTGCCTGCTGCCCGGCCCGCAGGTGCTCGTCTACCTGGCGCTCTGGATCATCATGCCGAGCGAGGACTGA